Genomic window (Argopecten irradians isolate NY chromosome 2, Ai_NY, whole genome shotgun sequence):
AAGCTAGCTTCCAACTGGATCTCACTGCTGTTGTTAACAAATCAGGTAAAGAATTttctttttacaattttaagaaCGACAACATTTTTATTCTCACATTTAGAAGTTTTCGCATTAACAGAAAGAGTGAGACGTGtgtacatttttttgtttgtttgtgtatatattattaatcaTTGGTTATAGTTTTAATGATTATATTAAAACAGTCGAAATTACTTCACATTGATATGAAGAATCAGGTAACATCCTATTACGAATATCATATTTGTATTGCCATGACTTTGAATGTAATACCGCTAACGCGAGTCATTTAACGTACCTGTACAAAAATGCaggttacatacatgtacagaacaaaaatagaaatatttaatCTGGTGTTAAACTCGAATCAagtaaactaaacaaacaatacCGGCCCAATCCCTTTACGATCACTCTTTATTCAGATTAAAGCGGGAAACAACCATATCACACAGTCTAGTCATTATCATTAATGATGGACTAGTGTTCTTATCTGTTGTTGAAATCTTGAACAAGCCCAGATCAAAAAGACTTGAGATGTGAAGATTAACttttgctttggtcgattttatgggggtgatgaattgagttgctcttgtACGGAAACAATTTAAATCAACTGCTTCAACATCACAGTTAATTTAATACGTCTCAAGATCTACTCAATGTATCACCTCATGGAACCGATCAAAGTCAGATTCAATCCTTATCTGAAACCTCAACCATACAGTAAATACTTACCCTTACGTGTATCTGCCAGTCGTGTTTCAATCTGATCAAACAGTGTATCAAGGTCACTCAGATGTTGAAGGACCACATCCTTATTTTCCATTTTAGCTACCCGCTCGTCATGCATCCTAAGTTTAGCGAGAAAACTCTCTCTGTGTTCAGGGTATCGATCAGCTTTATCCTGAAGCGCTTTTCCTCCGGCATGCATGGTCTGTTTGGCTGTCATAATGTAACAATGGAACGCTCAGGAATACGGATATTCGCTAATATACTGATAACAATAAGAAAGGTATCAGTGTAAAGAGGCATTAACATTTATTAGGATTTCATTAACAtatcatcaaattttattttatctgctGGTGTATCTCTGTCATAATACATTGGGATAAACATCAATAAAACGAAGCCTCATTGAGCGTGTACACGTTCTCACGACAGGACTTAAAGGGAAAATTCAcccaggctaattcttttacataaccaagaagcaaaacatggcataaatgtattgttgtaCATTTCTcatgaaacatataatataaaatattgacaaattccacgtcattgttttattttaatggataccgttgtaattacaaatcgttgatcaatatgattaagcaggtacaatatgtacgttgtacccatacccgagccaaagtcacgcacgttaaacaaataaactacataaccactgtggaagTGGTATAATGATTTTtcaggcaagacaattcacctaataaggtaaacacacttctgtcagagcgatttgagcagttctagacaaaagtagcattatcagtagcaagggactgggttcggcatataagatgtttgaccacaatgtgtaatggcggacagcgagcgagtttgaacatttcacacgcatttcaccaccatgggattttctgacatatcacagtaaaaccggtTGATCTAATTTCTTTTAGAACTggggtttttccgatatatgtacaaattttaatgttctctcagaatgaattgtccctttaaatagcATACAATGTACTTGCAAACATCATAATGTGAGTATAGATAACCTCCATTCTGTAtcatatttttagaaaaaatatatagatatatttcgGGCTTTTGtagcaaataaaatattttctttgattgGTTTACCTATTGTTATATATGTAGGCGTAGTGGGAACACATCCAATCCAATTAACGCGGTTTCTGCAATGACGCACGGTTAGAATCGGCCCTCCTTATGGTCTCCGCGCTTTGAGATTTGCGGCAAATATTAATCCAAAATATTCGGTTTTAATGGCATCTTTTCATTAGGCCACTCTCGGACATCTTATGTGTGTTATACGCCTTTTTTATCCGTAGGTTGGCATCATCTCTCTTTATTTAAGATTGCAAGGTTATGTTTCTCATGCAAAGGACTGCGTACTCGTTTGTACATCAAAATAGATCGTTCAGATATCGAAGTGAATTTTCCGCAGAATGACGAATTGGTTTATTTTCCGGccaattttataaaatgtcataCAGTTGAACGGACTTGTTTAGAACATAATATTTGCTTTCAATCCAGTCACTTGTTTAAGTACGGCAGAAAAACAGATATGGCATCCACAAGACACCAGTTCTATATTTATAAGGTATGCAAAAAGCACGAAATACATCAAGGATATATTTTGAAGAATAAGCATTTCTCAATCTCTTTATCTATAGATCGATATGACAACTACCACGCAAGTCTTGCggaatacaaaaaaatgtatttatgatatatcTAACCTTTGTTGGTTGTTTTCTTGAAAATAGAAGGGAGTTTGATGCCTGTTATTGAGAGTTCTGGATGAAAGATAATTCCAAATGTTATCACGTCGATTTTAATGTCGTTGAGTCTTTGACGCCATTTGTACACGTCCTTTCCGATCGCTGTCTCGGTGTTTGGTATCAACTTTGTCCCTatgcaaaagaaaaaagagTTAGCAATTTTGGCAATAAACAAAGAAGGAGAGAAATGTATGTACGTTCGAATGAAAAAAGACGACATTTATAAAGCGCTCAGAGTGTAAGCATGTATGGCTATATATAGTTgtccatttatatttaatttgaaagAATTGATCCCCAATTTTAACAATGCTTCTGGGAAAATCGTACCAAACCATTGTGCATCTTAACACACTTGTCCTTGAACAGAGCTCTGATTTCAATTTGTGCTGATATAAAACTTTGATCTATCACTAAATCTCGGGGTTATAATTTCAGTCAAAAAAGAGAAAGTAGGAACTGCAAATTCATCATAGCAAGAGTGAAAAACGCCCTTCCTATATTTTTCTGATAAAGCTAAGGAAGTGACAGAACATCTTACTACATTTCCACATGTACGTTCAGCTAATAGAGTGTCCATCTAGTGAATGGAGACAGTCAGTTTGAGCTAGCGCTCTATCGTTTGTGACTATGTTAACGATAAAGTGCGGTGACTCGTGGCCCGGATTTGCGACGATGGGTAATAAGTACCAGCTCTTCACTATTACCTGTGTCCAATTCTCTATCTAAGTAGTTGACGATATCCTCGGAGTCAGTCAGAACGGATCCTGGGATTTCCAAGGCGGGGACTGTTCCTTTAGGGGTCACCTTCATATACCAGGGCTCATTCTGCTCTCCGTTCACAATTACAACGATTTGCTCGCGAAACACTGCCTCCTTCTCAAACAATGTCAAAAGAGCCTGAAATATACAGAACAGAGTAATTACTCTATCAAGGGTAGGGAATAACATATAATACCCATTTCTTCTAGGATTTACCTTGTCCATGCAAACCTCCTCGCTTAAGTTTATCAAAAAGTTCTATATCGATTATTAACACTtaca
Coding sequences:
- the LOC138315099 gene encoding ganglioside-induced differentiation-associated protein 1-like, whose amino-acid sequence is MTDLKLYYFPTSFYSQKALLTLFEKEAVFREQIVVIVNGEQNEPWYMKVTPKGTVPALEIPGSVLTDSEDIVNYLDRELDTGTKLIPNTETAIGKDVYKWRQRLNDIKIDVITFGIIFHPELSITGIKLPSIFKKTTNKAKQTMHAGGKALQDKADRYPEHRESFLAKLRMHDERVAKMENKDVVLQHLSDLDTLFDQIETRLADTRKEQGVDDSWLVGSQFTMADIYLVILLDRLNFLGLEERYFPSSKRPLTYDFYVRIGKRKSVQQLRQKFRTVSKVMVCRMLKKAAPVVVGLLGIVAGLIYWRSK